A region of Chitinophaga horti DNA encodes the following proteins:
- a CDS encoding efflux RND transporter permease subunit — MKITNYAVKNYQFTLIIFIMIIVLGITTILNMPRSEDPDTKAPQFSVIVVYPGTSPKDMEELVVDPLEKQIYGLEDIKKVRTKISDGVAVMQVEYKYSSNVDQKYQELVREVNSKQRELPADIASIEVKKQQPSDVNVLQVALVSENAPRDKLQYYAEKLQDELEKIPSLKEVKIHGLPEQQVRIELALEKLSQMQIPSSAVTAALQNEMVNIPGGSIDAGNRSFNVKTSGTYQSIDEISNTIVYSINGKNIYLKDVAKVYYGYEDEKYKARLNGHRCVMVSAAQKTGENISKTQELYKPVIEKFKSTLPANIDSVQFFDQADAVNMRLGGLGKDFLIAILLVAITLLPLGQRPALIVMISIPLSLSIGIMLLNLFGYNLNQLSIVGLVVALGLLVDDSIVVVENIERWMLEGHSRMEATLKATQQIGLAVVGCTAALIIAFIPLVFMPEGAGDFIRSLPLSVIFSVLASMAVSLTIIPFLASRLLKKHTGHPDGNLFMRGLKKLIHGSYARFLDKALARPLITLGIAVAIFAGAIYVFGIVGFSLFPASEKPQFLVNVIAPSQSNLAYTDGVVKKIEAVLAQEKAVKFYASNIGKGHPRVYYNEIQENEHSDFAQVFVQLDPHTKPSEKQALIEKLRHAWTPYPGAKVEVKNFEQGPPMTAPVEVRLFGDNLDSLRLLAGRVEKMLQQTEGTIYINNPVNLLKSDIRVDINKAKAQQLGIATASIDRTVRLAVAGINLGVYNDLNERDYEVLVTSQKAGKANMDVFNNLFVNNTQGTAVPLSQVADLRLETSPVSINHQEKKRVVSVSAFVKKGFLVDRVVADVMGKMDNTALPAGYSYEMGGEVESRQESFGGFMSIIIVTVFLFIAVLILEFKTFKSTVIVLSVIPLGVVGAALALWATGNSLSFVAIIGLIALAGIEVKNTILLVDFTNQLRAQGKSLEEAIREAGEVRFLPIVLTSLTAIGGLIPIAVSTNPLISPLAIVLIGGLISSTLLSRIVTPVVYKLMPPSVAPAA, encoded by the coding sequence ATGAAAATCACTAACTACGCCGTAAAAAATTACCAGTTTACGCTGATCATTTTCATCATGATCATTGTACTGGGCATCACCACCATTTTGAATATGCCGCGGTCGGAAGATCCCGATACGAAAGCGCCGCAGTTCTCTGTGATCGTAGTATATCCGGGCACCAGCCCGAAGGATATGGAAGAACTGGTGGTAGATCCGCTGGAGAAGCAGATCTATGGCCTCGAAGACATTAAAAAAGTTCGTACGAAAATCAGCGACGGCGTGGCCGTCATGCAGGTAGAATACAAGTACAGTTCCAACGTTGACCAGAAGTACCAGGAACTTGTTCGCGAAGTGAATAGCAAACAACGTGAGCTACCGGCGGACATTGCGAGCATCGAGGTCAAAAAGCAGCAACCGTCGGACGTGAATGTGTTGCAGGTAGCGCTTGTATCGGAGAATGCGCCGCGCGATAAACTCCAATACTATGCAGAAAAACTGCAGGACGAATTAGAAAAAATCCCTTCCCTGAAAGAAGTAAAGATTCACGGTTTGCCGGAGCAGCAGGTACGGATTGAACTGGCGCTGGAAAAGCTTTCGCAGATGCAGATACCGTCTTCGGCCGTAACGGCCGCCTTGCAAAATGAGATGGTGAATATACCTGGTGGCAGCATCGACGCCGGCAATCGCAGCTTCAATGTAAAAACAAGCGGCACTTACCAGTCCATCGACGAGATCAGCAATACGATCGTATATTCTATCAACGGGAAAAACATCTACCTGAAAGATGTAGCCAAAGTGTATTACGGCTATGAGGATGAGAAATACAAAGCACGCCTGAATGGCCACCGCTGTGTTATGGTGAGCGCCGCACAGAAAACGGGCGAAAACATCAGCAAAACGCAAGAGCTATACAAGCCTGTTATAGAAAAATTTAAGTCCACGTTACCTGCCAATATTGATTCCGTGCAATTCTTCGACCAGGCAGATGCCGTTAACATGCGTCTCGGCGGCCTTGGAAAGGACTTCCTGATCGCGATCCTGCTCGTGGCCATCACCCTGCTCCCATTGGGACAACGCCCTGCACTGATTGTGATGATCTCCATCCCGCTTTCGTTATCGATTGGCATTATGCTGCTCAACCTGTTCGGCTATAACCTGAACCAGCTCAGCATCGTAGGCTTAGTTGTGGCACTGGGACTGCTCGTAGACGACAGTATCGTCGTAGTAGAAAACATCGAACGCTGGATGCTCGAAGGCCACAGCCGCATGGAAGCCACGCTGAAGGCCACGCAACAGATCGGACTTGCGGTAGTCGGTTGTACAGCGGCACTCATCATCGCCTTTATCCCACTGGTATTTATGCCGGAAGGTGCAGGCGACTTCATTCGCAGCCTGCCGCTGAGTGTGATCTTTAGCGTACTGGCGTCTATGGCGGTTTCGCTGACGATCATCCCATTCCTGGCCAGCAGGTTGTTGAAGAAACATACCGGTCACCCGGACGGCAACCTGTTCATGCGCGGACTCAAAAAGCTGATCCACGGCAGTTATGCGCGCTTCCTGGACAAAGCGCTGGCACGTCCGCTGATTACTTTGGGCATCGCGGTGGCCATTTTCGCAGGTGCGATTTATGTGTTCGGCATTGTTGGTTTCAGTTTGTTCCCGGCATCGGAGAAGCCGCAGTTTCTCGTGAATGTGATTGCGCCATCGCAATCGAACCTGGCGTATACAGATGGCGTTGTGAAAAAGATAGAAGCCGTCCTGGCCCAGGAAAAGGCAGTGAAGTTTTATGCGAGCAACATCGGCAAAGGCCATCCCCGCGTGTATTACAACGAGATCCAGGAGAACGAGCATAGTGACTTTGCGCAGGTGTTTGTGCAGTTAGATCCGCATACTAAACCTTCGGAGAAACAAGCATTAATCGAAAAACTGCGGCATGCATGGACGCCTTATCCGGGTGCAAAAGTAGAAGTGAAAAATTTTGAACAAGGTCCGCCGATGACTGCCCCCGTGGAGGTACGCCTGTTCGGCGACAATCTCGACAGCCTGCGTTTACTGGCCGGTCGGGTAGAAAAGATGTTACAGCAAACCGAGGGCACGATTTACATTAACAACCCGGTTAACCTGTTAAAGTCAGACATCCGCGTGGATATCAACAAGGCAAAGGCACAGCAGTTAGGCATTGCTACCGCCAGCATCGATCGTACTGTGCGACTGGCCGTGGCAGGCATCAACCTCGGTGTATATAATGATTTGAATGAGCGTGATTACGAGGTACTGGTAACGTCACAGAAGGCCGGCAAAGCCAACATGGACGTGTTTAACAACCTGTTCGTGAACAATACACAAGGCACCGCGGTTCCGCTGTCGCAGGTAGCTGACCTCAGGCTGGAAACCTCGCCGGTGAGCATCAATCACCAGGAAAAGAAACGCGTAGTATCTGTATCGGCGTTTGTGAAGAAAGGATTTTTGGTCGATCGTGTAGTGGCTGACGTAATGGGTAAAATGGACAATACTGCATTACCAGCGGGCTACAGCTACGAGATGGGCGGTGAAGTTGAGAGCCGCCAGGAATCGTTCGGTGGCTTCATGAGTATCATTATCGTTACGGTATTCCTGTTTATCGCGGTGTTGATCCTGGAGTTTAAAACCTTTAAGAGTACGGTGATCGTATTATCTGTTATTCCATTAGGTGTGGTGGGTGCTGCACTGGCATTATGGGCGACAGGCAATTCCTTATCATTCGTAGCCATCATCGGCCTGATCGCAC
- a CDS encoding efflux RND transporter periplasmic adaptor subunit encodes MKHTLLLSSLTLLLAACGSEPATNVAKDTNIIPVKVMPVGGADKEGNIVASGQFTTDDETNLSFKTGGIISDIYVKEGDAVRKGQLLASLHLTEINAEVSQLQLSYEKAQRDHQRTQRLYADSVATLEQLQNTQTALQLAEQQLNSARFNRNYSAIHAPKDGFVLHKLANAGQLVNAGTPVLQTNGAAGNNWLLRVGLSDRDWAALKIGDKADVTVQALPGRVLNGTVSRKAEGIDVQSGTLSVDIKLDATQATGLAAGMFGQCKIHCSNVAQNAWPVPYDAVLDGNGSEGFVFVTSDGKTARKVPVTIAGIEKEQVMLSGGVKPGEQLIISGSAYLTDQSPIRIIP; translated from the coding sequence ATGAAACACACACTGCTTCTATCTTCACTTACCTTATTGCTGGCCGCCTGCGGCAGCGAGCCGGCTACCAACGTGGCTAAGGATACGAACATCATTCCTGTGAAAGTGATGCCTGTCGGCGGCGCTGACAAAGAAGGTAACATCGTAGCTTCCGGACAATTCACGACCGATGACGAAACCAACTTGTCTTTCAAGACAGGTGGCATTATCAGTGACATTTATGTAAAAGAAGGCGACGCCGTTCGTAAAGGACAGCTGCTCGCCAGTTTGCACCTCACCGAAATCAACGCCGAGGTTTCTCAACTGCAATTGAGTTATGAAAAAGCGCAACGCGATCATCAACGTACGCAGCGGCTGTATGCAGATAGTGTAGCAACGCTCGAACAACTGCAGAACACACAAACGGCTTTACAACTGGCAGAGCAACAGCTGAACAGCGCACGCTTCAACCGCAACTACTCTGCCATCCATGCGCCTAAAGATGGCTTTGTATTGCATAAACTCGCAAATGCCGGTCAGCTCGTAAACGCCGGCACGCCCGTATTACAAACAAATGGTGCGGCAGGTAACAACTGGCTTCTCCGTGTAGGCCTTAGCGACAGGGATTGGGCCGCGCTGAAAATCGGCGACAAGGCCGACGTTACCGTTCAGGCTTTACCAGGCAGAGTATTAAACGGAACGGTGAGCCGCAAAGCAGAAGGCATCGATGTACAGAGCGGCACGTTAAGCGTAGACATCAAACTGGATGCAACCCAGGCGACAGGCCTAGCAGCGGGTATGTTCGGACAATGTAAGATCCATTGTTCCAATGTTGCACAAAACGCCTGGCCGGTACCGTACGACGCCGTGCTGGACGGTAATGGCAGCGAGGGATTTGTATTTGTGACGAGCGACGGCAAAACTGCCCGCAAAGTGCCCGTAACCATTGCTGGTATTGAAAAAGAGCAGGTGATGCTGAGCGGTGGGGTTAAGCCTGGCGAGCAGCTGATTATTTCAGGCAGCGCGTATCTCACCGACCAATCACCTATCCGCATCATTCCTTAA
- a CDS encoding TolC family protein encodes MLTTLTKVPMLIALCVLSAAAVHAQQPVLDGYIQQAFANNKGLQEQHFQLEKSMLALQQAKSLYGPNVALLASYNASKGGRSIDLPLGDLLNNAYSTLNDLTGSKQFPQLQNQRFQLNPENFYDTKLRTTLPLLDAEIYYNKKIRQEQLSQQEAAVNVYKRALVKDIKLAYYQYYQASQAVNIHENALQLIKENIRVNESLVKNGTRNNTAVYRSNTEMQKIAADINRAVNERENAKAYFNFLLNRQLTDSITMEAATVKAELQPVLQTAAIKQREEILQVNKATNALMLNEKMQRSYLLPKVNTFLDLGSQSEGFKFNDQSRYYFWGVNLQWNLFANRGNQHKIKSAAIDVQSVRTQAAQLEESLQLQLRQALNNYNTAVLNYRAAGEQLAFAKRYYRDQQIVYREGQLLYIELLDAQNQLTQAQLQLAISEAALQTAAAIVEREQAAYPLTTQN; translated from the coding sequence ATGTTGACAACACTAACTAAAGTACCGATGTTAATAGCACTTTGTGTGCTGTCGGCAGCGGCGGTACATGCCCAGCAGCCGGTACTGGATGGCTACATACAACAGGCCTTTGCGAACAACAAGGGCTTGCAGGAGCAACACTTTCAACTGGAAAAGTCGATGCTCGCCCTGCAACAGGCCAAAAGTTTGTACGGTCCTAACGTAGCGCTGCTCGCCAGTTACAACGCATCGAAAGGCGGCCGCTCCATCGATCTGCCACTGGGCGACCTGCTGAACAACGCTTACAGCACGCTTAACGACCTTACCGGCAGCAAACAGTTTCCGCAATTGCAGAACCAGCGGTTTCAACTGAACCCGGAGAATTTCTACGACACGAAGCTGCGCACCACGCTCCCGCTGCTGGATGCAGAGATTTACTACAATAAGAAAATCCGGCAGGAACAGCTATCGCAGCAGGAAGCGGCGGTGAACGTATACAAACGCGCGCTGGTAAAGGATATCAAACTCGCCTACTACCAGTACTACCAGGCATCGCAGGCGGTGAACATTCATGAAAATGCCTTGCAGCTGATCAAAGAAAACATTCGGGTAAATGAGAGTCTGGTAAAAAACGGCACGCGCAACAACACGGCTGTATACCGCTCCAATACAGAGATGCAGAAGATCGCTGCCGACATTAACCGTGCGGTGAACGAGCGGGAAAATGCGAAAGCCTATTTCAATTTTTTACTGAACCGGCAGTTGACAGATAGCATAACGATGGAAGCTGCAACCGTAAAAGCGGAATTGCAACCAGTGCTGCAAACCGCTGCTATCAAGCAACGGGAAGAGATTTTACAGGTAAATAAGGCGACCAATGCGTTAATGCTCAATGAAAAAATGCAGCGCTCTTATTTGCTGCCGAAGGTCAATACTTTCTTAGATCTCGGTTCCCAGTCGGAAGGTTTTAAGTTCAATGATCAGAGCCGCTATTACTTCTGGGGCGTAAACCTGCAATGGAACCTGTTTGCCAATCGCGGCAACCAGCATAAGATAAAATCGGCGGCCATCGATGTGCAGTCCGTTCGTACGCAGGCGGCGCAGCTGGAAGAAAGCCTGCAGCTACAACTGCGACAGGCGCTGAACAACTATAATACGGCGGTACTTAATTACCGCGCTGCCGGCGAGCAGCTTGCCTTTGCCAAACGTTATTACCGCGATCAGCAGATCGTATACCGCGAAGGTCAGTTACTATACATCGAATTGCTGGACGCACAAAATCAACTCACCCAGGCGCAACTGCAGCTGGCCATTTCAGAGGCGGCGCTGCAAACTGCTGCCGCCATCGTGGAACGTGAACAGGCGGCTTATCCTTTAACTACGCAAAACTAA
- a CDS encoding TetR/AcrR family transcriptional regulator encodes MGISERKERERTEMRKRIVDAAVQTFKEEGYEKVSIRNIADKIEYSPATLYLYYKDKDELLLDAQRDAFDQLAAAFRSINFAPDPFARLTQIMESYMAFAKAEPELYDLMFIMKAPMNAVENPEGWDNGDDAFEMLKQCVDDCIAHDCIRFTDAVVGAISVWGFAHGLVSLDLKCRFKPTHLRTEMIKESMDAATAAYLAQIKK; translated from the coding sequence GAAAGGACGGAAATGCGGAAACGCATTGTGGACGCTGCAGTACAAACTTTTAAGGAAGAAGGGTACGAAAAGGTGAGCATTCGTAACATCGCGGACAAGATTGAATACAGTCCGGCTACGCTTTACCTTTATTATAAGGATAAAGACGAGTTGTTACTGGATGCGCAGCGCGACGCCTTTGATCAACTCGCGGCGGCTTTTCGCTCGATTAATTTTGCTCCCGATCCGTTTGCAAGGCTTACCCAGATCATGGAGAGCTACATGGCATTTGCCAAGGCAGAGCCGGAATTGTACGACCTGATGTTTATTATGAAAGCGCCGATGAATGCCGTTGAAAATCCGGAGGGATGGGACAATGGCGACGATGCTTTCGAAATGTTGAAGCAATGTGTGGACGACTGCATCGCCCATGACTGTATTCGTTTTACAGATGCCGTAGTCGGCGCGATTTCCGTTTGGGGCTTCGCCCACGGGCTGGTGAGCCTCGACCTTAAATGCCGGTTTAAACCGACCCATCTCCGCACAGAGATGATCAAAGAAAGCATGGATGCCGCAACAGCGGCCTATCTCGCACAAATTAAAAAGTAA